One segment of Fimbriiglobus ruber DNA contains the following:
- a CDS encoding exodeoxyribonuclease VII small subunit, with protein sequence MPDQEPKLRFEQALGELERILRDLEDGTTTLEDALARYERGVGLLKQCYAQLRDAEQKIRQLSGLTEDGKPELKPFEHTAAVEKSKPPARRPKPPEPPPENGDEAPF encoded by the coding sequence ATGCCCGATCAGGAACCCAAACTGAGATTCGAGCAGGCGCTCGGCGAACTCGAGCGCATCCTCCGCGATCTGGAGGACGGCACGACCACGCTCGAAGACGCCCTCGCGCGGTACGAGCGGGGCGTCGGGTTGCTGAAGCAGTGTTACGCGCAACTCCGCGACGCCGAGCAGAAGATCCGCCAACTCTCGGGCCTGACCGAAGACGGCAAGCCGGAACTCAAGCCGTTCGAGCACACGGCCGCCGTCGAAAAATCGAAGCCCCCGGCCCGCCGCCCGAAGCCGCCGGAGCCTCCCCCGGAAAACGGCGACGAGGCACCGTTTTAA
- the xseA gene encoding exodeoxyribonuclease VII large subunit, which produces MPLPEGTKPLTVSALTNAVKLRVEENFPGVWVTGEVANLVRAASGHIYFTLKDAGATLKCAMFRGFALRLRFDPKDGMSVNARGGITVYPPRGEYQLVVEELLPKGVGAAELALRQLKEKLLAKGYFDPKRKKPLPRFPRRIALVASATGAAIRDMLEILTTRWPLADVVVRPSRVQGAGAAEDVAASVRLLNRLHRLNHLPLDAIVIGRGGGSSEDLAAFNEEIVADAIHDSTVPVVSAVGHEIDVSVADLVADYRALTPSQAITALTPDRRELMDGLADFTDRLREAVVHRVELGRQRVDQLAARPALRKPLERVRELEQKLDDTAARLLRAANLSVRRSGDQLAATAERLEGLSPLNVLRRGYSLTRTADGDQLIRDASTVRPGDRIVTRLAGGEILSEVVRSEVVKSSSHQVIKSEDTDPSPD; this is translated from the coding sequence ATGCCCCTGCCCGAAGGTACGAAACCGCTGACCGTGTCCGCCTTGACCAACGCGGTCAAGTTGCGCGTGGAGGAGAATTTCCCCGGCGTCTGGGTGACGGGCGAGGTGGCGAACCTCGTCCGGGCAGCCTCCGGGCACATTTACTTCACGCTCAAGGACGCCGGGGCGACGCTGAAATGCGCGATGTTCCGCGGGTTCGCCCTGCGGCTCCGGTTCGATCCGAAGGACGGGATGAGCGTGAACGCCCGGGGCGGTATCACCGTCTACCCGCCCCGCGGCGAGTACCAGCTTGTTGTGGAGGAATTGCTCCCCAAAGGCGTCGGCGCGGCCGAGCTGGCCCTGCGGCAACTCAAGGAAAAGCTGCTCGCCAAGGGGTATTTCGATCCAAAGCGGAAGAAGCCGCTGCCCCGGTTCCCCCGCCGCATCGCCCTGGTCGCCAGCGCGACCGGAGCCGCGATCCGCGACATGCTCGAAATCCTCACCACCCGGTGGCCCCTGGCGGACGTGGTCGTCCGGCCGAGCCGCGTCCAGGGGGCGGGCGCGGCCGAGGATGTGGCCGCGTCCGTCCGCCTGCTCAACCGCCTGCACCGGCTGAACCACCTCCCGCTCGACGCCATCGTGATCGGCCGCGGCGGCGGCAGTTCCGAAGACCTGGCCGCGTTCAACGAGGAGATCGTCGCGGACGCGATCCACGACTCGACGGTGCCGGTCGTCTCCGCGGTCGGCCACGAGATCGACGTGAGCGTGGCCGACCTCGTGGCCGACTACCGCGCGCTGACGCCGTCGCAGGCGATCACCGCGCTGACGCCCGACCGCCGCGAGTTAATGGACGGCCTGGCCGACTTCACCGACCGCCTACGGGAGGCGGTAGTCCACCGGGTCGAACTCGGCCGCCAGCGGGTCGACCAACTCGCGGCCCGGCCTGCTCTCCGGAAGCCGCTCGAACGAGTCCGCGAACTGGAACAGAAGCTCGACGACACGGCCGCCCGCCTGCTCCGCGCGGCCAACCTTTCGGTCCGACGGAGCGGCGATCAGCTCGCCGCAACGGCCGAACGGCTGGAGGGCCTCAGCCCCCTGAACGTCCTCCGCCGCGGGTACAGCCTGACGCGGACCGCCGACGGCGACCAGCTGATCCGCGACGCCAGCACCGTCCGCCCCGGCGACCGGATCGTGACGCGCCTGGCTGGCGGGGAGATATTGTCTGAAGTCGTCAGGTCCGAAGTCGTCAAGTCATCAAGTCATCAAGTCATCAAGTCGGAAGACACCGACCCGAGCCCCGATTAG